The DNA sequence ATCTGCCGTCCGTTCCGCCGGGACGCCAGCAGCCCGGCCCGCTCCAGCTGGCCCAGGTGGAAGGAGAGCGTGGCCGGCGCGACCCCCAGGCGGGCGGCGATCAGCCCGGCCGGCAGGCCGCCGCGGCCTGCCTCGATCAGCAGGC is a window from the Kiloniellales bacterium genome containing:
- a CDS encoding helix-turn-helix domain-containing protein, with the translated sequence MEMTSAVVALAALAQETRLAVFRLLIEAGRGGLPAGLIAARLGVAPATLSFHLGQLERAGLLASRRNGRQ